A genomic segment from Glycine soja cultivar W05 chromosome 20, ASM419377v2, whole genome shotgun sequence encodes:
- the LOC114401841 gene encoding uncharacterized protein LOC114401841 codes for MELIENMAVSDHAILHDQAYTPTKRSLLELTAQDATLAQNKLLAQKIEALTEPLSKLPQQIQATNKLEETLNQFMHMSMSNYRSTESSIKNLEIQMGQLAKQMAERSTNSFGANTEKNPKEECKVIFTRRESVEKEKRIEEDVRDEEGEKKEEGEKDKSKESGDEVSTTKTKTKSQLAREAKREILSASPEEIPYPPVPSKKDKECYFKWFLDIFQNLEITIPFGEAIQQMSLYKKFLKDILIEKGKYINNETIMVEENCSVVIQKLPPKFKYLGSVTIPCSIGNVSLADRSITRPFGVVEDVLVKVHQLTFLVDFVIIDIEDVEIPLILGWPFMVTAKCVVDMGKGNLGMSVEDQKDTFNLFEGIKHPSDSKTCFKVEEIEQKANLIVGHLNSVFLEEDEAKPVENPTYSSRAKTGQDPSHSRHSTCSSTCRPDLYAFFSIRSAPPYAA; via the exons ATGGAGCTGATAGAGAACATGGCGGTCAGTGATCATGCCATCCTTCATGATCAAGCATACACGCCAACAAAGAGGAGCCTTCTGGAACTCACAGCCCAAGATGCAACACTGGCCCAAAACAAGTTATTGGCCCAAAAGATAGAGGCCCTAACGGAGCCCCTCAGCAAGCTCCCTCAACAAATACAAGCA ACCAACAAGCTTGAGGAGACACTGAATCAATTCATGCATATGTCCATGTCCAACTATAGGAGCACAGAGTCATCCATCAAGAACCTAGAGATACAAATGGGACAATTAGCCAAACAAATGGCTGAAAGATCCACTAACAGTTTTGGAGCCAACACCGAGAAGAATCCCAAAGAGGAGTGCAAGGTAATTTTCACTAGGAGGGAAAGTgttgagaaggaaaagagaatTGAGGAGGATGTGCGTGATGAGgaaggagaaaagaaagaagagggaGAAAAAGATAAGAGTAAGGAGAGTGGTGATGAGGTCTCAACCACTAAGACCAAGACCAAGAGCCAGTTAGCTCGGGAGGCCAAAAGAGAGATATTGTCAGCCTCACCAGAGGAGATACCATACCCTCCGGTGCCATCAAAGAAGGATAAGGAATGTTATTTCAAGTGGTTCCTTGACATATTCCAGAACCTGGAGATTACTATCCCTTTTGGAGAGGCCATACAGCAGATGTCATTGTACAAAAAGTTCTTAAAGGACATCCTCATAGAGAAGGGAAAGTACATTAACAATGAAACCATTATGGTGGAAGAAAATTGCAGTGTAGTAATCCAAAAGCTACCTCCTAAGTTCAAATATCTAGGAAGCGTCACCATCCCATGCTCTATTGGGAATGTATCC CTAGCAGACCGCTCCATCACAAGACCGTTCGGGGTAGTTGAAGACGTCCTGGTCAAAGTCCATCAACTTACTTTTTTGGTGGACTTTGTAATCATCGACATTGAAGATGTTGAGATCCCTTTGATTCTGGGTTGGCCATTCATGGTGACTGCAAAGTGTGTTGTGGACATGGGGAAGGGTAACTTGGGGATGAGTGTGGAAGACCAGAAAGACACATTCAACTTGTTTGAGGGAATTAAGCATCCTAGTGATAGCAAGACTTGTTTTAAGGTGGAGGAAATTGAGCAAAAAGCTAACCTCATTGTGGGGCACCTAAATTCTGTTTttctagaagaagatgaagccaAGCCAGTTGA